One genomic window of Coffea eugenioides isolate CCC68of chromosome 1, Ceug_1.0, whole genome shotgun sequence includes the following:
- the LOC113776252 gene encoding L-ascorbate oxidase-like, whose product MIGFSDTFGSRATIIFLFICLALVQNPAFGAKTRHFKWAVESIYWSPDCVENVVIGINGQFPGPTIRALAGDTISVELTNKLNTEGVVIHWHGIRQFGTPWADGAASISQCAINPGETFVYRFKVDKAGTYFYHGHYGMQRSGGLYGSLIVDLPEGEKEPFHYDGEFNLLLSDWWHKSSQLQEVDLSSKPFRWIGEPQTLLINGRGQYNCSLAAQFINSSSSICEFRGNEPCAPQILHVHPNKTYRLRVTSTTALASLNLAIGNHKLVVVEADGNYVQPFSVDNMDIYSGESYSILFTTDQDPSKNYWISSSVRGREPKTPQALTILNYFPTSASKLPTSPPPIAPLWNDYNHSKAFSNKIHARMGSAKPPNTYDHRIILLSTQNRIDGYTKWAINNVSLVLPATPYLGSIKYGLKNAFDHKNPPEDFPSDYDVMKQAPNPNSTYGNGVYMLSFNSTVDVILQNANALAANVSDIHPWHLHGHVFWVLGYGEGKFTKEDEAKFNLKNPPLRNTAVIFPYGWTALRFVADNPGVWAFHCHIEPHLHMGMGVVFAEGVDRARKVPNEALTCGLTGKMFLNNKGH is encoded by the exons ATGATTGGCTTTAGCGATACATTTGGTTCAAGGGCTACTATCATTTTCCTGTTCATTTGTTTAGCTCTTGTTCAGAATCCAGCTTTTGGTGCTAAAACAAGGCATTTCAAATGGGCTGTGGAGTCTATATACTGGTCACCGGATTGTGTCGAAAATGTGGTTATTGGAATCAATGGCCAGTTTCCCGGTCCGACGATCCGGGCTCTTGCGGGAGATACCATCTCTGTTGAGCTCACAAATAAGCTTAATACTGAAGGAGTTGTTATTCACTGGCATGGTATAAGACAG TTTGGAACACCATGGGCGGATGGAGCTGCATCAATATCCCAGTGTGCAATTAACCCTGGAGAAACATTTGTTTACCGGTTCAAAGTTGACAAG GCTGGAACATATTTCTACCATGGACATTATGGTATGCAGCGATCTGGAGGGCTATATGGTTCTTTGATAGTGGATTTACCAGAAGGTGAAAAGGAACCATTCCACTATGATGGGGAGTTTAATCTTTTACTCAGTGATTGGTGGCACAAAAGCTCTCAGTTACAAGAGGTTGACCTATCTTCCAAGCCATTTCGTTGGATTGGTGAGCCCCAG ACACTTCTGATCAATGGGAGAGGGCAGTACAATTGTTCCCTAGCAGCTCAATTCATCAATTCATCATCAAGCATATGTGAGTTCAGAGGCAATGAACCATGTGCACCACAGATTCTCCATGTGCATCCAAACAAGACTTACAGGCTAAGGGTAACCAGCACTACAGCACTAGCTTCACTCAACTTGGCAATTGGG AATCACAAGCTAGTGGTTGTTGAAGCTGATGGGAATTACGTACAGCCATTTTCTGTGGATAATATGGACATTTACTCTGGTGAAAGCTATTCAATCTTATTCACAACTGATCAAGACCCCTCCAAAAATTACTGGATTTCATCAAGTGTAAGAGGAAGAGAACCAAAAACCCCTCAAGCCCTAACAATATTGAACTACTTTCCTACTTCAGCATCAAAACTTCCTACTTCACCACCACCTATTGCTCCCCTTTGGAATGATTACAATCATAGCAAGGCATTCTCTAACAAGATCCATGCTCGAATGGGCTCTGCCAAACCTCCCAACACTTATGATCATCGTATTATTCTCCTCAGCACTCAAAATCGTATTGATGGATACACTAAATGGGCTATCAACAACGTCTCATTGGTCCTACCTGCCACTCCCTACTTGGGATCCatcaaatatggcctaaagaaTGCATTTGATCATAAAAATCCGCCTGAAGATTTCCCCTCCGACTACGATGTGATGAAACAAGCTCCAAACCCTAATTCAACATATGGTAATGGGGTTTACATGTTGAGTTTCAACAGCACTGTTGATGTTATACTCCAAAATGCAAATGCATTGGCGGCAAATGTGAGTGATATCCATCCATGGCACTTGCATGGCCATGTTTTTTGGGTTTTGGGATATGGAGAAGGGAAATTCACTAAGGAAGATGAGGCAAAATTTAACCTAAAGAATCCACCACTGAGGAATACTGCTGTGATTTTTCCATATGGATGGACTGCTCTAAGGTTTGTGGCTGATAATCCAGGAGTGTGGGCTTTCCATTGTCACATTGAACCTCATTTGCATATGGGAATGGGTGTTGTTTTTGCTGAAGGCGTTGATCGTGCAAGGAAGGTACCTAATGAAGCTCTAACATGTGGCTTAACAGGGAAGATGTTCCTGAACAATAAGGGTCATTGA
- the LOC113751788 gene encoding double-stranded RNA-binding protein 4-like isoform X1 → MARNIVGGLQHHMYKSRLQEYTQKSCLQPPVYTIVKEGAEHSPNFRATVLVDGKKYASQGTFQRRKSAEHNAAMIALHSIQKRMNDDGCPINPKSILNEHTTLCKSILNEYALKMHLEHPAYYTVQPQGLIPVFASTLVLNGGNYTGGIGRNKKDAEQLAAREAIFSILDSADSASATIMSEIIKSKYKDVRAAPVFLKF, encoded by the exons ATGGCACGAA ATATTGTAGGTGGTTTACAACACCACATGTACAAAAGTCGATTGCAAGAATATACACAAAAATCTTGTTTACAGCCCCCGGTGTACACGATTGTTAAAGAAGGAGCTGAACATTCACCAAACTTTAGAGCTACAGTATTGGTTGATGGAAAAAAGTATGCATCTCAAGGGACTTTTCAAAGACGAAAGAGTGCAGAACATAATGCTGCCATGATTGCATTACATAGTATCCAAAAAAGGATGAACGATGATGGGTGCCCAATTAATCCAAAG TCTATCCTGAATGAGCATACAACTCTGTGCAAGTCTATCCTGAACGAGTATGCTCTTAAGATGCACCTGGAGCATCCAGCATATTATACAGTCCAACCACAAGGCTTAATTCCAGTTTTTGCATCTACATTGGTTCTGAATGGTGGCAATTATACCGGAGGTATAGGAAGAAACAAGAAAGATGCTGAACAATTAGCAGCACGGGAAGccattttttccattttag ACTCTGCCGATTCTGCATCTGCAACTATCATGTCTGAGATAATCAAATCCAAGTACAAGGACGTCAGAGCAGCCCCTGTTTTCCTCAAGTTCTAG
- the LOC113751788 gene encoding double-stranded RNA-binding protein 4-like isoform X2 → MYKSRLQEYTQKSCLQPPVYTIVKEGAEHSPNFRATVLVDGKKYASQGTFQRRKSAEHNAAMIALHSIQKRMNDDGCPINPKSILNEHTTLCKSILNEYALKMHLEHPAYYTVQPQGLIPVFASTLVLNGGNYTGGIGRNKKDAEQLAAREAIFSILDSADSASATIMSEIIKSKYKDVRAAPVFLKF, encoded by the exons ATGTACAAAAGTCGATTGCAAGAATATACACAAAAATCTTGTTTACAGCCCCCGGTGTACACGATTGTTAAAGAAGGAGCTGAACATTCACCAAACTTTAGAGCTACAGTATTGGTTGATGGAAAAAAGTATGCATCTCAAGGGACTTTTCAAAGACGAAAGAGTGCAGAACATAATGCTGCCATGATTGCATTACATAGTATCCAAAAAAGGATGAACGATGATGGGTGCCCAATTAATCCAAAG TCTATCCTGAATGAGCATACAACTCTGTGCAAGTCTATCCTGAACGAGTATGCTCTTAAGATGCACCTGGAGCATCCAGCATATTATACAGTCCAACCACAAGGCTTAATTCCAGTTTTTGCATCTACATTGGTTCTGAATGGTGGCAATTATACCGGAGGTATAGGAAGAAACAAGAAAGATGCTGAACAATTAGCAGCACGGGAAGccattttttccattttag ACTCTGCCGATTCTGCATCTGCAACTATCATGTCTGAGATAATCAAATCCAAGTACAAGGACGTCAGAGCAGCCCCTGTTTTCCTCAAGTTCTAG